The following DNA comes from bacterium.
CAAATTTCGTATCAGCCAGGATTAGTCCTTTTGCCTCTAACTCGTTACTGGCTAATTCAAAAATCTTCAAACTTATCTCTTTTAAATATTTTGTCGTGTCAACTCCAACCATATCCTGGACATCCATCTCAGTTATATTAATATCATGTCCAAATGTTGCCTTTGTGGCTGGAGTAAAGATAGGTTCAGGTAATTTTGCGGATTCTGTAAGTCCTGTTGGCAGTTCAACTCCGCAGACAGATTGGGTTTGTTGATATTCCTTCCAGCCTGAACCACTTAAATATCCCCGCACGACACACTCTACTGGTAATGGTTTCGCCTTTTTGACTAACATTGACCTTCCGGATAATAAATGCTTATAGGGAAAGAATTCTCCTGAAAATTTTTCTACATCGCCGGTAATTAAATGATTGTTGATAACATCCTTTGTCCGATTAAACCAATATAAAGAGAGGGCAGTCAACACTTTACCTTTATGTGGGATACCATTTGGCAGAATGACATCAAAGGCTGAAATTCTATCCGTGGCGATGATTAGAAGTTTACCATCAAATTCATAAATATCCCTCACCTTACCCTTAGAATAAGATTTTAAGTCTTTTAAATCAGTTTCCAAAATTATCAGTTCTTCCATTTCTCATTCACCTCAATTCCCTTATTTTGGATTTTGTAACCGTTCACCGCAAGATGCCACAGAGACGCAGAGAAGAAAATTAAAATTTATGGACGATACGCTTTAGTCACAATCTAATCTAACTCCTTTGTATCTTACAGGTAATTCAACCTGCCTTT
Coding sequences within:
- a CDS encoding phosphoribosylaminoimidazolesuccinocarboxamide synthase → MEELIILETDLKDLKSYSKGKVRDIYEFDGKLLIIATDRISAFDVILPNGIPHKGKVLTALSLYWFNRTKDVINNHLITGDVEKFSGEFFPYKHLLSGRSMLVKKAKPLPVECVVRGYLSGSGWKEYQQTQSVCGVELPTGLTESAKLPEPIFTPATKATFGHDINITEMDVQDMVGVDTTKYLKEISLKIFELASNELEAKGLILADTKFEFGICEDKIILIDELLTSDSSRFWTMDDYCSGRAQVSFDKQFVRDYLEKINWDKNPPAPTLPDSIIKKTSEKYLEAYRRIVPLQD